One Papaver somniferum cultivar HN1 chromosome 10, ASM357369v1, whole genome shotgun sequence genomic window carries:
- the LOC113315203 gene encoding pentatricopeptide repeat-containing protein At3g57430, chloroplastic, giving the protein MLLSTAQPLSPQIPLPLSSSSSSSQSSLPSRPHPTIQNQTLKQKTTNSKPGRRRDDESKSSYWVESIRTQTRSGLFQEAISTYIQMINISDTPPPDNFVFPALLKAISALQDLDFGKQIHGSFIKLGYHSSSVTVANTLIYMYGKCGEIGDVYQVFDRIPQRDQVSWNSMISALCKFEEWESALEAFRVMQLQNAEPSSFTLVSVSLACSYLNKYDGLRLGKQIHGYSLRTWDDKTFTNNALIAMYAKLGRVDYSKSLFEQFENRDMVSWNAVISSLTQNDRFEEALVLFRLMVSQGVKPDVVTFASVLPACAHLEKLEIGKEIHAYTLRNDDMIANSFVGSALVDMYCNCGKVRSGRRVFDGITERRIGLWNAMIAGYAQKGFEEEALHLFIEMEVVAGLHSNPTTMASVLPAWVHCKSFSKKEAIHGYAVKRGFEGDRYVQNALMDMYCRLGKLDISMKIFNTMKVRDLVSWNTMITGYVIRGRHDDALLLVRKMQRLRETKDGKEDDFEESQKIIYKPNTITLMTVLPSCSSLAALAKGKEIHAYAIRNALASDVAVGSALVDMYAKCGCLNLSRRVFNKLSKRNIITWNVLIMAYGMHGQGEEAVELFKKITKKRDLKGEVVKPNEVTFIALFAACSHSRMVSEGLDLFKRMKSEYGVEPIPDHYACIVDLLGRAGRLDEAYELITSMPSDSDKSGAWSSLLGSCRIHNNVKLGVIAAENLFLLEPDVASHYVLLSNIYSSAGLWEKAMDLRKKMKEVGIKKDPGCSWIEFDGEVHKFLAGDFAHPQSDQLHNYLEGLTVTMRKEGYVPDTSCVLHNINEEEKEYLLCGHSEKLAIAFGILNTPPGTTIRVAKNLRVCNDCHLATKFISKIVQREIIVRDVKRFHHFKDGSCSCGDYW; this is encoded by the coding sequence ATGTTATTATCAACTGCCCAACCCCTTTCTCCTCAAATCCCTCTTCcactctcttcctcttcttcttcttcacaatcttCTCTACCTTCCAggccacacccaacaattcaaaaCCAGACCTTAAAACAAAAAACCACCAATTCGAAACCTGGGAGGAGGAGGGATGATGAATCAAAGTCTTCTTATTGGGTTGAAAGCATCAGAACCCAAACTCGATCTGGTCTTTTTCAAGAAGCCATTTCAACTTATATCCAAATGATTAATATTTCAGACACACCCCCACCTGATAATTTTGTATTCCCAGCCCTTCTTAAAGCGATTTCAGCCCTTCAAGATTTGGATTTCGGGAAACAAATTCATGGTTCTTTTATCAAGCTTGGTTACCATTCATCATCAGTGACAGTGGCGAATACATTGATTTATATGTATGGGAAATGCGGTGAAATTGGTGATGTCTATCAAGTGTTTGATAgaattcctcaaagagatcaagttTCCTGGAACTCAATGATTTCGGCATTGTGTAAGTTTGAGGAATGGGAATCTGCATTGGAGGCGTTTCGTGTTATGCAGTTGCAAAATGCAGAGCCTAGTTCTTTTACTTTGGTTAGTGTTTCCCTTGCTTGTTCTTATCTTAATAAGTATGACGGATTGCGACTAGGGAAGCAGATTCATGGATATAGCTTACGGACATGGGATGACAAGACATTCACGAACAATGCGTTGATAGCTATGTATGCGAAGTTGGGAAGGGTAGATTACTCGAAATCATTGTTTGAACAGTTTGAGAACCGGGATATGGTTTCCTGGAACGCGGTAATTAGCTCATTGACACAAAATGATAGATTTGAGGAGGCATTGGTCTTGTTTCGTCTCATGGTTTCTCAAGGTGTAAAGCCAGACGTGGTTACATTCGCAAGCGTGTTACCTGCCTGTGCCCATTTGGAGAAGCTGGAGATTGGAAAGGAAATTCATGCGTACACTCTGAGAAATGATGACATGATTGCAAATTCCTTTGTGGGTAGTGCACTAGTTGACATGTACTGCAATTGTGGGAAAGTCAGAAGTGGTCGTCGAGTTTTTGATGGTATTACTGAACGAAGAATTGGACTCTGGAATGCCATGATTGCTGGTTATGCACAAAAAGGGTTTGAGGAGGAGGCACTGCATCTTTTCATTGAGATGGAAGTGGTTGCAGGACTTCATTCAAATCCCACTACTATGGCAAGTGTCTTGCCTGCTTGGGTTCACTGCAAATCTTTCTCTAAGAAAGAAGCCATCCATGGGTATGCTGTGAAAAGGGGATTCGAGGGGGATAGGTACGTACAAAATGCTCTTATGGATATGTATTGTAGACTGGGCAAGTTAGACATCTCTATgaaaatcttcaacaccatgaaGGTTAGAGACTTGGTTTCTTGGAACACCATGATCACAGGTTATGTGATTAGAGGGCGACACGATGATGCACTTCTTTTGGTACGTAAGATGCAAAGACTCCGCGAAACAAAAGATGGTAAAGAGGATGATTTTGAAGAAAGTCAGAAAATCATCTACAAGCCAAATACGATAACACTTATGACAGTTCTTCCTAGCTGTTCCTCACTAGCAGCATTAGCTAAGGGAAAAGAAATCCATGCTTATGCCATTAGAAATGCGTTAGCATCAGATGTTGCAGTTGGAAGTGCATTGGTAGACATGTATGCAAAATGTGGTTGCCTAAACTTATCGCGAAGGGTTTTTAACAAGCTGTCCAAGAGAAATATCATCACGTGGAATGTTTTAATTATGGCTTATGGGATGCATGGACAGGGTGAAGAAGCAGTTGAGTTATttaagaaaattacaaaaaagcGTGATTTGAAAGGTGAAGTAGTGAAACCAAATGAGGTTACTTTCATAGCACTTTTTGCCGCTTGTAGCCATTCTAGGATGGTTAGTGAGGGACTTGACTTGTTCAAGAGAATGAAATCTGAGTATGGAGTCGAACCAATACCAGATCACTATGCTTGCATTGTGGACTTGCTTGGTCGGGCGGGTCGATTGGACGAAGCGTATGAACTCATCACCAGCATGCCTTCTGATTCAGATAAGTCAGGTGCCTGGAGTAGCTTGCTGGGGTCCTGTAGGATACACAACAATGTCAAACTTGGAGTCATCGCAGCTGAAAACCTCTTCCTTTTAGAGCCTGATGTTGCTAGCCACTATGTCCTGCTCTCTAACATCTATTCATCGGCAGGCTTGTGGGAAAAAGCAATGGATTTACGTAAGAAGATGAAAGAAGTGGGGATTAAGAAAGATCCTGGGTGCAGCTGGATCGAATTCGATGGTGAGGTTCATAAGTTCTTAGCTGGGGATTTTGCACACCCACAAAGTGATCAGCTGCATAATTATCTTGAGGGATTGACAGTGACGATGAGAAAAGAAGGATATGTTCCTGACACTTCATGTGTACTTCATAACAtaaatgaagaagagaaagagtatCTTTTATGTGGGCACAGTGAGAAATTGGCGATAGCATTTGGTATCTTGAATACTCCTCCAGGTACCACCATTAGAGTTGCTAAAAATCTTAGGGTTTGCAATGACTGCCATCTAGCTACCAAGTTCATCTCTAAAATTGTGCAGAGGGAAATAATCGTAAGGGATGTAAAGAGATTCCATCACTTCAAGGATGGTTCCTGTTCTTGTGGAGATTATTGGTGA